One stretch of Acidobacteriota bacterium DNA includes these proteins:
- a CDS encoding sialidase: MATRLASRCFAVPVSLLISVLLSVSSVAQQKKPAATSSRQGNAKPGAGPETKAGAEEKAAVSPTTADSAEAESPFGHLEYRFIGPPGNRVSAVVGEPGNANVYYAGAASGGVWKSSDGGFNWHPVFDKQPAQSVGSIAIAPSNHSIVWVGTGETFIRSNVSIGNGVYKSTDAGKTWQHMGLDITGRIGRVIIDPHNPDVVFVAALGTCYGPQQERGVYRTKDGGKNWERVLFVDENTGASDLSMDSKDSNTLFAATWQIDIKTWGRNSGGPGSGVFVTHDGGSTWKKITAHGLPDPPLGKIAVAVAPNDSSRVYALIETGQRGSLWRSDDGGENWRLVNNSRLLNERPHYYTRMLVMPDNENEIYFPSNSMGVSYDGGQTADLVRWGGDNHDMWSDPQNPNRMMIGNDGGVMISAVRGKEWTRIRLPIAQIYHAATDTRIPYYVYGQMQDGPSMRGPSNDLGSNSIPAADWTTSGGCETGWNTPDPVDPNIAWAGCYAGVTERFDLRTGHARSVSVWPDRTMGANAGQVKIRMNWTYPLAISPHDHNIVYVGSQFVHKTSDGGQRWLTISPDLTLNDPSMHGDSGGLTVDNLSVEYAGVLFSVAESPVEKGQIWAGTNDGVVQVTRDGGAHWTNVTPKGMPPKMTVDAVIPSRHDAGTCYIAVDGHQVNIRDPYLYRTSDFGKSWKLIVNGIPKSPFSYTDAIQEDPVRRGLLYAGTENSLYISFDDGDDWQPLQNNLPHAPVHWITVQEHFKDLVVGTYGRGFWILDDLTPLEQFDNKARSATVHLFTPRPAYRFRETFHREMGEGVEGENPSYGASINYFLKQPAKKLEIMIEGADGKTIRALKAANLVGINRTWWDLRYPAINEVALRTAPAGNPHIWEEKRFVGKESRPVYYYGVGRSQSEAVMRSASGEPTIGPLVAPGTYTVKLVADGQTLTQKLTVLKDPNTTGSEADVEAATNLSVAIYNDANASVRMINQIEWTRKQLEDLQKMVKAANAGKSLSDSTKRLDEKVLAIEDQLLQRTVAEGDLKSFRGPLQLYLKFVWLGAEVGSGGADVAGNPDFPPTQSEIEVYNLLHGHLEKAQSDFNDFYAKDLPAFNDEMAKKGLQNVMLVEVKP, encoded by the coding sequence TTGGCTACGAGGCTAGCTTCCCGCTGTTTCGCTGTTCCAGTTTCCCTTCTCATTTCAGTTCTTCTTTCTGTTTCTTCTGTTGCTCAGCAAAAAAAGCCTGCAGCCACTTCCTCAAGGCAGGGCAACGCAAAGCCCGGAGCCGGACCAGAAACAAAGGCGGGAGCCGAGGAAAAGGCTGCAGTGTCACCCACAACGGCGGACTCTGCGGAAGCCGAGTCGCCGTTTGGGCATCTTGAATATCGTTTCATTGGACCTCCGGGAAATCGTGTCAGCGCGGTAGTGGGCGAACCTGGCAACGCGAATGTGTACTATGCCGGGGCGGCCTCAGGCGGAGTATGGAAATCCTCCGACGGAGGATTCAATTGGCATCCTGTGTTCGACAAACAACCTGCGCAGTCGGTCGGGTCGATTGCGATTGCACCGTCAAACCACAGCATCGTGTGGGTAGGGACGGGAGAGACGTTCATCCGCAGCAATGTCTCGATCGGGAACGGAGTTTACAAGTCCACTGATGCGGGCAAGACATGGCAGCACATGGGACTCGACATCACGGGTCGCATCGGCCGAGTCATCATCGACCCACACAATCCTGATGTTGTTTTCGTAGCCGCTCTTGGAACCTGCTATGGACCACAGCAGGAGCGCGGCGTGTATCGAACAAAGGACGGCGGAAAGAACTGGGAGCGGGTTCTCTTTGTTGATGAGAATACCGGAGCCTCGGATCTGTCGATGGATTCGAAAGACTCAAATACTCTGTTCGCCGCAACCTGGCAGATCGATATCAAGACTTGGGGCCGCAACAGCGGCGGGCCAGGCAGTGGAGTCTTCGTTACGCATGACGGCGGAAGCACCTGGAAGAAAATCACGGCACATGGCCTGCCCGATCCTCCGCTCGGGAAAATTGCGGTCGCGGTTGCTCCAAACGATTCCAGCCGCGTCTATGCATTGATCGAAACCGGTCAGCGCGGATCGCTATGGCGCAGCGATGATGGCGGAGAAAACTGGAGGCTCGTCAACAACAGCCGGCTGCTGAATGAGCGTCCGCACTACTACACGCGGATGCTGGTCATGCCTGACAACGAGAACGAAATCTATTTCCCCTCGAACAGCATGGGCGTTAGTTACGATGGAGGCCAGACTGCTGATCTGGTGCGCTGGGGTGGAGACAATCACGACATGTGGTCCGACCCGCAAAATCCTAACCGCATGATGATCGGTAACGACGGCGGAGTCATGATCTCCGCCGTGCGGGGTAAGGAATGGACTCGCATTCGCCTGCCAATCGCGCAGATCTACCACGCCGCAACCGATACGAGAATTCCTTATTACGTGTACGGCCAGATGCAGGATGGGCCCTCGATGCGCGGCCCCAGCAACGATCTTGGCTCCAACAGCATTCCTGCAGCGGATTGGACAACCAGTGGTGGCTGCGAAACGGGGTGGAACACTCCCGATCCGGTAGATCCAAACATCGCCTGGGCAGGATGCTACGCGGGAGTCACGGAACGATTCGATTTACGCACCGGGCACGCCCGTTCCGTAAGTGTCTGGCCTGATCGAACGATGGGCGCTAACGCTGGCCAGGTGAAGATTCGCATGAACTGGACGTATCCCCTCGCTATCTCGCCGCATGATCACAACATCGTGTACGTGGGCAGCCAGTTTGTGCATAAGACGTCAGATGGCGGCCAGAGATGGCTAACCATTAGTCCCGATTTGACCCTGAATGATCCCAGCATGCACGGAGATTCCGGTGGGCTCACCGTCGACAATCTGAGCGTCGAATACGCGGGGGTCCTTTTCTCAGTGGCAGAATCCCCGGTTGAAAAAGGACAAATCTGGGCCGGCACCAATGATGGCGTTGTACAGGTAACGCGCGACGGCGGTGCGCACTGGACGAACGTCACGCCGAAAGGCATGCCGCCCAAAATGACCGTCGACGCTGTAATTCCTTCGAGACACGATGCCGGCACGTGCTACATCGCGGTGGACGGACATCAGGTGAACATTCGCGATCCGTATCTCTACAGGACTTCCGATTTTGGGAAGTCGTGGAAGCTGATCGTGAACGGCATCCCGAAGTCTCCGTTCAGCTACACCGACGCAATCCAGGAGGATCCAGTACGTCGGGGGTTGCTGTACGCGGGCACCGAGAACTCGCTATACATTTCTTTCGATGATGGCGACGACTGGCAGCCTCTGCAGAACAATCTGCCGCATGCTCCGGTGCACTGGATCACGGTTCAGGAGCATTTCAAAGATCTGGTCGTCGGAACTTACGGCCGCGGTTTTTGGATTCTTGACGATCTCACACCACTAGAACAGTTCGACAACAAGGCACGAAGCGCGACTGTTCACTTGTTTACGCCACGTCCAGCGTATCGCTTCCGGGAAACATTTCATCGCGAAATGGGGGAAGGTGTAGAAGGAGAGAATCCGTCCTATGGCGCTTCGATTAATTACTTCCTCAAGCAGCCGGCCAAAAAGCTTGAGATCATGATCGAAGGTGCGGACGGCAAAACCATCCGCGCATTAAAGGCTGCGAACCTGGTTGGCATTAACCGGACATGGTGGGATCTACGCTACCCTGCAATCAACGAGGTTGCGTTGCGCACTGCTCCGGCGGGCAATCCCCATATCTGGGAAGAAAAACGCTTCGTGGGGAAAGAATCGCGTCCCGTTTATTACTACGGCGTTGGCAGAAGCCAATCCGAAGCTGTGATGCGCAGCGCCAGCGGGGAGCCAACCATCGGGCCCCTCGTCGCGCCCGGCACTTACACGGTGAAGCTGGTTGCTGACGGGCAGACACTCACCCAAAAGCTCACTGTGCTTAAGGATCCCAATACGACCGGCAGTGAGGCCGATGTGGAAGCCGCCACCAACCTTTCTGTCGCCATCTACAACGACGCGAACGCTTCCGTGCGCATGATCAATCAAATCGAGTGGACGCGCAAACAGCTCGAAGATTTGCAGAAGATGGTAAAGGCCGCGAACGCGGGCAAGTCGCTATCGGATTCAACGAAGAGACTCGACGAGAAGGTCTTGGCGATTGAAGATCAACTCCTGCAGAGAACAGTCGCAGAAGGCGATCTGAAGTCATTTCGTGGACCGCTTCAGCTCTACCTGAAGTTTGTGTGGCTCGGGGCAGAAGTAGGCAGCGGCGGCGCAGATGTCGCAGGCAATCCCGACTTCCCTCCCACGCAATCGGAGATAGAAGTCTACAACCTCCTCCACGGACATCTAGAGAAAGCTCAGTCAGACTTCAACGACTTCTATGCAAAAGATCTTCCAGCTTTCAACGACGAAATGGCAAAGAAGGGCTTGCAAAACGTGATGTTGGTGGAAGTGAAACCCTAA